A single genomic interval of Caballeronia sp. NK8 harbors:
- a CDS encoding NAD(P)/FAD-dependent oxidoreductase, whose product MVKALQTQQDWDVVVIGGGPAGSTAATLLADRGYRVRVLEKARHPRFHIGESLLPANLRLFERLGIAEEVRAIGMVKLAAEFVSPQHGDRTQRFLFADAWDKSMPSAYQVRRSELDEILLRNASKHGAHVSEACRARDVVFAPDGSSATIGAEHDDGRIEEVRARFVVDASGRDTLLANHFKTKRRNERHNSSALYGHFRNARRNAGENEGNITVFWFEHGWFWFIPLADGATSIGAVVWPAYLKRRPKGTSVETYFRDTIALCAPLAERLKDAELISEVHATGNYSYTGDMTHGRNFLLLGDAFAFIDPVFSSGVMLAMQSAFAGAEAIDTALAHPARAQAALAKFDRDVRHGPREFSWFIYRMTSPTMRNLFMGPKNPLRMKEALLSLLAGDIFGTTPIWHSLRAFKGIYYIAAALDWRNSLRAYRQRRRNLSDAERAELSAN is encoded by the coding sequence ATGGTTAAAGCGCTGCAAACGCAGCAGGACTGGGACGTCGTCGTGATCGGCGGCGGTCCCGCCGGTTCGACGGCGGCGACGCTGCTCGCGGACCGCGGCTATCGCGTGCGGGTGCTGGAGAAGGCGCGGCATCCGCGCTTTCATATCGGCGAATCGCTGTTGCCGGCGAATCTGCGGCTCTTCGAGCGGCTCGGCATCGCTGAAGAAGTGCGCGCGATCGGCATGGTCAAGCTCGCGGCCGAGTTCGTGTCGCCGCAACACGGCGATCGCACGCAGCGCTTTCTGTTCGCCGATGCGTGGGACAAGTCGATGCCGAGCGCGTATCAGGTGCGCCGCTCCGAACTCGACGAGATTCTGCTGCGCAACGCGTCGAAACACGGCGCGCACGTGAGCGAAGCCTGCCGCGCGCGCGATGTCGTGTTCGCGCCGGACGGCTCCAGCGCGACGATCGGCGCCGAGCACGACGATGGCCGCATCGAAGAAGTGCGCGCGCGCTTTGTCGTCGATGCATCCGGGCGCGATACGCTGCTCGCGAATCATTTCAAGACGAAGCGGCGCAACGAGCGTCACAACTCGTCGGCGCTGTACGGCCACTTCCGCAATGCGCGCCGCAACGCCGGCGAGAACGAAGGCAACATCACCGTGTTCTGGTTCGAGCACGGCTGGTTCTGGTTCATCCCGCTCGCGGACGGCGCGACGAGCATAGGCGCGGTCGTGTGGCCCGCGTATCTGAAGCGGCGTCCGAAGGGCACGTCGGTGGAAACGTACTTTCGCGACACCATCGCGCTGTGCGCGCCGCTCGCCGAGCGTCTGAAAGATGCCGAACTGATCAGCGAAGTCCACGCGACGGGCAACTATTCGTACACCGGCGACATGACGCACGGGCGCAACTTCCTGCTGCTCGGCGACGCCTTCGCGTTCATCGATCCGGTGTTCTCGTCCGGCGTGATGCTCGCGATGCAAAGCGCGTTCGCGGGCGCGGAAGCGATCGACACGGCGCTTGCCCATCCCGCCCGCGCGCAAGCCGCGCTCGCGAAGTTCGATCGCGACGTGCGGCATGGCCCGCGCGAGTTCTCGTGGTTCATCTACCGCATGACGTCGCCGACGATGCGCAATCTCTTCATGGGCCCGAAGAACCCGCTGCGCATGAAGGAAGCGCTGCTGTCGCTGCTCGCGGGCGATATCTTCGGCACGACGCCGATCTGGCATTCGCTGCGCGCGTTCAAGGGCATCTATTACATCGCGGCTGCGCTCGACTGGCGCAATTCGCTGCGCGCATACCGCCAACGTCGTCGCAATCTGAGCGATGCGGAACGCGCGGAGCTATCGGCCAATTGA
- a CDS encoding phosphopantetheine-binding protein yields the protein MNELERELAELIVTELNLEDVDPKAVSADTRLYEEGFGLDSIDILEIALLISKKYGFELRSDNPDNQKIFANLGALAAHVAAHRTR from the coding sequence ATGAACGAACTGGAAAGAGAGCTCGCGGAGCTGATCGTCACCGAATTGAACCTCGAGGACGTCGATCCCAAGGCCGTCTCGGCCGACACGCGGTTGTATGAAGAAGGATTCGGGCTCGATTCCATCGACATCCTGGAGATCGCGCTTCTGATCTCGAAGAAATACGGCTTCGAGCTGCGCTCGGACAATCCGGACAATCAGAAGATCTTCGCGAACCTCGGCGCGCTCGCGGCGCACGTCGCCGCGCACCGCACGCGTTAA
- the fabG gene encoding 3-oxoacyl-ACP reductase FabG encodes MRALVTGGSGAIGQAVGRSLAAAGHEVWIHANGGIERAESCVQAICAAGGTAHAIAFDVTDPDATESALARILADGPVQILVNNAGIHDDAPMAGMTRQQWKRVLDVTLDGFFNVTQPLLMPMIRTRWGRIVNMSSLSGLMGNRGQVNYAAAKAGLIGATRALAQELASRGITVNAVAPGVIDSPMLGNAFPPERIKQLVPAQRAGTADEIAGMVAYLVSDAAAYVTGQVLSINGGIA; translated from the coding sequence ATGCGCGCGCTCGTGACAGGCGGCAGCGGCGCGATCGGACAAGCGGTCGGCCGCTCGCTGGCGGCGGCCGGGCACGAGGTCTGGATTCACGCCAACGGCGGCATCGAGCGCGCTGAAAGCTGCGTGCAAGCCATTTGCGCGGCGGGCGGCACGGCGCATGCGATCGCCTTCGACGTGACCGATCCCGACGCCACCGAAAGCGCGCTCGCGCGCATTCTGGCGGACGGCCCGGTGCAGATTCTCGTGAACAACGCGGGCATCCACGACGACGCGCCGATGGCCGGCATGACGCGCCAGCAATGGAAACGCGTGCTCGACGTCACGCTCGACGGCTTTTTCAATGTCACCCAGCCGCTTCTGATGCCGATGATCCGCACGCGCTGGGGACGCATCGTGAATATGTCGTCGCTGTCGGGTCTGATGGGCAATCGCGGCCAGGTGAACTACGCGGCGGCGAAGGCTGGGCTGATCGGCGCGACGCGCGCGCTCGCGCAGGAACTCGCCTCGCGCGGCATCACGGTGAATGCGGTAGCGCCGGGCGTCATCGATTCGCCGATGCTCGGCAACGCGTTCCCGCCCGAGCGCATCAAACAACTGGTGCCGGCGCAGCGCGCGGGCACGGCGGACGAAATCGCGGGCATGGTCGCGTATCTGGTATCGGATGCGGCGGCTTATGTCACCGGACAGGTCTTGTCGATCAACGGCGGAATCGCCTGA